The genomic region CAATTATCAATATCAGTTTTGATACCAtagcaaaaactgaatttcaagctcttttgatgcttttttttttacgcaAGTAGTatagtaacttttatatttatttaatgtaaagtttatttatttctaattacataattagaaatcatttggcacttttttggtgaacaataaaactaaaagtgTAGTGTATCTTTCATCATTGTcatcacaaatgcacacaatcactacactaaactgatggagacagacaatgattaacctaattatttcgtctctacataaacaaacatttgcataGATGGGTAAACACAATCATAATTTGGAAATGTGTCcagttacattttcataaagcaccatgtttgtaaaatttaaaatgattacatttacaaaatgagcctgcatagcagaaataatgaataaagtaaTGGTCGGTGTTTAATACAAtggttaattgaaataaaataattaatgaattaaaaaacatatataacagTATTGTTCAATTTAGTGTTATACATATGGtatcatattaatatgttttgttcTAATGTCACAAGTCACATTTTCAAGTTTACTGGGTTTAACTTGATTATTTGGTTAGGGTTTAAGAAGTGtactaaaaaactttttcacatgtCGTAGGGGTGTAACGAGACGAGACtcaagattgagttcacgagacgagacaagacaagatttttacacactatttttaagaaatcctcaatggtgaaatacatgactaggaaaaatattctgcaggtgtatttgaaatgttttaactaatcatcttgtaatgaatgtcatttcagttctactttctgagtatgaattatcatatgcagtaaaagacaacaatactcaagtactgtaaaaggttttgccacaaactcaggactgacttctcttctgtatgatttcagtctcttcagaccttactgtacatgatttttgagcttctacaacttttgacctcctaactgaactcctttccacaaactgatcaaatagaaaacagtaaaaataaaaatggtaacactttacaataaggtctcatttattaacattaatgtattaaccaacatcaactaacaatgtgcaatatcTTTGCTCCAGTATTTATCAatctttatgttagttaatacaaatagtcattcattgttagttcatgatagttcacagtgcattaactaatgttaacaaatgaaactattgtttgtgcttaataagattaagagaaaactgctattaatttttatagtaacattttacaataagtgtaaccataatcgcactctctcaatattcaaagtgcaaataagaccaaatttttctttgatacagagctaagagatggttacaactacactgcccggcctaaaatagttttaatattgagagatatttgtaattatcagggagccgctttcaaaatgcggggtattgaaatcgcgtttgaatgcgcgctcacgtttactttcactttcagcgatcgcccatactctgtgaatatggagtggcggcgaccgttatccaactgaattaaatgttttttatttaaatacaaagcaaaacgacagtggaggcgtaatgtaaacgtagcggtggcatattctttcctaatcatcctaacgctctgtcatggcaacatcacgagactactttttgcctcgacgagaaatctcgtcacactttAGTCTCACGAGATCTCATCACACCCCTAATGTGTCGTCAAAATGACCCACAACCTAATCAGTTTACATGTGaagaaatccatttattcacaaGCTTCTCATGAGACGAGTGTTTGACATATAGTATAAGAGGTGTTTGACAAATTATTCGGCAAACTACTTCCTCTCATCGCTGCTTTTTGGTGGTTTGGAGAACAATTACTCAGAGTCGCCCTCTGTCATTTCACAGAATTATACAACGGAGAGCACGTCAAGCATAAAAGCCTCGTAGGTTTTCTGAGGAGCGTGCGCAGTAAGCAGGTTCATGGCGTAGAGCCATGCGAATTGCGAAAGTATAAACAAGGCTTCAACTGCTCAAAGCTAAAGAGAAAGCGCAAAGTCCTATCTATGTAAATGATTTAGAAAAAGTTCCATCGATTCACAATTTATAtcgtatatgtgtgtgtatctgttCTGAACTAGTTGATGCATGAAAACAACACCCTGATAAAGAGGTTGACTGTCGGTCTCAAagtattttgagtattttgaaaatacaaaaatactcatcttaaatgtatttaaatacaaattacatttgattttttccaaaggctttaaaatacaaaatacaaaatagtattttgtatttcaaatacgtattttaaatacatgtatctgaaatactgcccatccctggtaACCAACAgtataatgtttgcaaatgactcataattgtttcttggtgtttggtaacaaagggcctactttgcatcagcaacactgactcagtgacaaacaagtcattcataagaagataactgatggcacctgtagtcatagcaactagtttctaattaatcatttcattgttaatcataaatatgggggggggggggggggggggcaattTATGCAAAAAATTGATGCAAAGCTGACAGCATTCACATTTCttgaccaccttcttccatatgGATCAGTTTTCTGTTCTGATCACAACAAGTATCTGCACCAATCAGAGGCTgcaattttatgatgtcatcatgtagacttcgtacaaagtattttacagtattttaaaaatacaaaaatacaaaacactaaagtattttgatacaaaatacaaagccattttcatcaaccctatcaaatacaaattacaaaatactattttgtatttgaaatacgtatttgaaatacatgtatcataaatactgcccatccctggtcATTGTCCAGTAAGCATAGCttatctggtaacactttactgttccatcattaatgaataactacacatgAACAAACGAGTAACGCaatattaacactctagtaactacttttaactaacaagaaactgatgaatgaattagtaagtaatagtgctcagttgaatgtggtagttcacttttagctaatcagtaactactatttattcatacctcccagagaactaagaactactatacaCTGGTTCATAATTaccatgaatgatgcataatgtataattaattctaaagtgaagatcatggtaacacatagtaatgactgaagtattaccaaatccttcagaaggaatgACTAATTAATAattggaacagtattctaaagtgaaaaacattatAACTCTCTAATAACTACTAGAGTCATTGTACACTTTTGAGATTTTTGTAAAATACTGGAtataactcaagagttactacATAATTATAAAGGAACTACTACTTATTTGGAttagtattctaaagtgaagatcatggtaacccactagtaatttcttaagtgttaccaaatacatcagaaggaattacaGTAcaaaaaagtttacaatgactccagtagttactagagagtcatcatgtttctcactttagaatactgatatATGTCAAATTATTACTGTTTAACTGATTATCGCAATTAaatatcaacttcaaatttagccttaaggtgatgatacactgggcaactttttgagcagtGTCGATGGgcaatgttgcttgggcacttttcCAGTGTGAATGTGCAACAAATTTCAATCTAAAGtatctcaatgggaaagtgcccaatcAACATCGCTAGGCAACATTGCTTAAAAAGTTGCCccatgtatcatcacctttagaaTAACTTCACTGGATTGAATTTGTTGAGATAGTAACTCAACTCCTCCTCGCCTCGagtgattatttttttgtgattattttttttattgcagaaTAGAACATGGACAACTTGTGTGTCACAGCTTAACTATATACAAAACCAGGGTTTGAATatgtaagaaataaaataaatgacaataataaataatagatgaataaaactaaataaaaagagGAGGGAGAGGGGTTGAGTAGATAACACCAACACAGATCTAAGAATCCAACTGCACCTTCTTCCTGGACTTATAGAGCGAGCAGTACAGCTGCTCTATTGAGATATTAACTGGGAGATTTTCCTAATAAATTCTGCCCATGCCTTAAGTGTTTTTGGTTTGGCTTTATTAATTCTCGCTGTTGTGCATTCTAACAATGCAATATGTTTGAGTTCTATAAGCCACATTTTAAATGCTGGGGATGTGGGTTCATgccaaattttaaaaatgatctTTTTGGCTGCAGTTAGAGCAGTGTGAAGGATCTTTCTCCGATTAACATTCAGATTGAGCTCACTATCATCATTCAGCAGACAAAGAATGGGATGTTTAGGGATAACCACGTCACACAGCTCTGTCAAGGCTTGAAAAACCTTATCCCAAACTTTTCCAATATGTTGACACTCATAAAACATGTGCATATAGGTCACCACAGTATTTGAATTACAAAGTAAGCAAAAAGGGGTAGGCAGGCGCTTCATTTTGTGCAGGACATATGGAGTAGCATAAGCCTTGTGGATGAGTTTGTAGTGTATTAGTTGGTGGGCGAGATTTTTGGACATCGTTGGAATATTTCCCAAATCCAATTCCAGTTTGGTTTGTAATGGGCCAGTTCCTTTTCCCATATAGTAGTGATAGGGAGTGTGCCACAGCACTGCTCGAGTAATCTGTTATAAATGAATGACACTGCCCAGCGTGCCTGAGAAAAATTCACACAGTTCAACAGAGGATGAGAGTCCAGGTTACAGTTCCATGGTACACCACGCATTGCGCTTCTCAACCTTAAATACAGTGACCAGGAAGATTATAGCAGTCTTTCAGATCCTGAAAGGACCTTAATCCGTGAATGTTGAATAAATCACCCAGAACATGTACCCCTTGGTCAGACCATGGCTTGAAAACAAAAGGTTTGTTACCAGATTGTAAGTGATGATTACGCCAAATCGGGGATTCAGTTGTAAACTTAATAGAACTTCCCATAAATTTGCAGACATCGCGCCAAATCTTGAGAGAATTACCCACGATTGTGTTTCCAAACTTCTGGGCTTTCTTTGGTAAACCTGTAAATAACACATCCTGGAGCCGATGCGGAAGCACTGTTAATGCTTCCATATCACGCCAAGCAATCTTTGTATCGGTCTCTAACCAAATCTTGAGAGAGCGCAGCTGACATGCCCAGAAATACAGCTGGAAGTTTGGAAGTGCTAAACCTTTGTAATCAAAGAGTTTATTTCCTTAAAAAAGGTTCTATAAGGAGAAAGAGGGATCatggaaaacaaaaataaaagtctaggaaggatattcattttgatgattgCGATCCTGCCTTGTAGTGAAACTAGAAGAGCATCCCATCTCTGTAGGTCTTGTCTAATAGCAGTGGATAAAGAGATATAATTTTGCTTGACAACAGCCTGCAGATTGGGAAAGATCTGAATTCCTAAATATTTAAAGGTCTTACTGATTGGAATTGGAGTGGACACTAATGCAGTATCAACCGAAGCAGACAGGGGCATTAATACAGATTTTTCCCAGTTAATTTTGTAACCACTAATTTTGCTaaaatctttaaatattttaagacaTTGGGAGAGAGAAGTGGAGAAGTTAGACATATACAGCAGGATATCGTCAGCAAAgagagaaatataatttttggaACAGCCTATAGTTATAGGAGAAATTAAGTGATCCTGACGAATTGTCTGCGCCAAAGGCTCTAATGAGATTGCAAATAGCAATGGCGACAATGGGCAACCCTGTCTCGTGCCTCTCTTCAACTGAAAAGCGGTTGAGCAGCATAAACCTGTAGATACCCGTGCGGAAGAGTTAGTATAGAGAGTCTGGATCATGTGAATAAAACGAGAGCCAAAACTGAATCGAGTTAAGACAGACCATAGGTATCTCCACTCAACGCGGTCGAAAGCTTTCTCAGCGTCTAGTGAGAGGATAGCACATTGTTCGTTTGTCAGGTCGGATGAGTCAATAATATTCAAAAGTCGTCGTACGTTATCCATAGCAAAACGTCCTTTGAGAAATCCTGTCTGATCGTGGGAAATTAAGGAACTGGCAACTGTTCCTAAACGATGGGCTAGAACTTTAGCGTATACCTTAGCATCCGTACCAATTAATGAAATCGGCCTATAGCTTGAACAGCAAAGGGGGTTCTTCCCTTTTTTCAGAACTAAAGAGATAAGGGCAGTATTCTGATCTCTGTGAAAATGTCCTGTATCTATCGCAAAATTTATAGAGTCAAGAAGAAGTGGTCCAATTAGATCCCATATCACCAAGTACAGCTCTGGGGGTAAACCATCCAGACCAGGTGCCTTACCCTTATTCATCGACTCTAAAGCCTCCTTTAGTTCTTTCAATTCTATTGGAGAATCAAGAAAAGTCTGTTGCTCATCGTTTAGGTGAGAGAGATTTAGTATTGACAAAAATTCAATACCAGGTTTTTCGTCCGTTCCCACCTCTGATAGAGATACTCgtaaaattctttaaatatcCTGTTCACCTCTCCCGGAGCTGTATGAAGGTTGCCTGCACTATCCTTAATGGCTGTTATAGAGGACAGAGCCTCGTTGTGCTTCAACCTTAAAGCCATTAGTTTACTAGGCCGTTCTCCATTAAAATAGTACTTTTGTTTAGTGCGGTGTACGAGAAATTCTGCCCTTTTTAGTAAAATTGCTTTATAATCAGTTCTTAAATTCCCTAAAATCCTACTCTTCTTTTCcgtaaaagtttttttaagaTCCTTCTCTAATAATTTAATCTGACTCTCAAGGTGAGATAATTCTTTTgctctgcatttatttatataagaagCAAAAGAAATACAGTTTCCTCTCAAGAAGCATTTAGTTGTTTCCCATAATATTTGTGGATTAATAAATgagcatgtgttttctttaagAAACAAAGTCAAATTGGAACGTAGCTGCTTAACAAAGTCTTCGTTTTGCAAAAGGGTTGTATTAAAACGCCACCTTTTTAGACTTTGAGGTATAATCGGAGAAGACAGATTACAAACTACAGTGGAGTGATCTGAGATAAGAATGGGTAGGATATCAGTGTGGTTAACACATTGAGTAAGGTATttagaaattaaaatataatctaaCCTGGAAAATGATTTATGACGTGCAGAGTAAAATGTATAGTCTCTACAGTTCTCATTCTTTACTCTCCAAATATCACACAGGTCAATATCCACAATAAGATAATTTAACGACTGAGAAGCCTGATCCCCATGGACAGTAGAACAAGATCTATCAATTAAGGGATTGCAAAATGTATTAGCGTCCATGCCAACAACCAAATTGTAATCAGAAAACCTAAGGAGGAATTTAGTAAGGGCTGGGAAGAAATCTGCGTCATATTTATTAGGGGaataaacagagaaaaaaacaatttttaagttatacCATGATCCAGAGGCATATGTAAACCACCCATTTTCATCCCCACCCGTTTCCTCTATTAGGAATGGGAATTTCCTATTCTGAAGTATAACAACTCCTCTAGAAGCACTATTATGAGACGAGAAAGCTATCAATTTATAATGTCTATTCTGACACGGAGTTGCATCGGAGGCCTTAAGGTGGGATTCTTGTATAATGTCAGCTCGCTTGCGATGTAAATAATCTAGGCATTTTGATCTTTTTATGGGAGAATTCAAACCATTGACATTCCACGATATCACATTAAAATCCTTCATCCTGGAATAGTCACGATATAAACAAACGAAAGGCAGAGGTAACCATGGTGACCATACACATCGACAATAAGCCCGCCCCTTCGAAGcacataaataattattaaaaatactgcAAACCCTGGTATTTCTAACAATGTAATGGTTAAACTAACCAAAGAACATAGTATTAAGTATTAACATAGTACAAAGTATTAGAGGCCATACACTCGAACTGTGTGGATATACTCAGATACCAGCGTCCCGCACATCCAGATGTCCAACATAGCGATACATAAACTTATATCCCTACTTAAAAAGCTAACACAGAAACCAAGAAGGCCGAGTTTAGTCCTTAGACATCTCTACAGATGAGGCGGTATTCGTCTCCTAAGTGGCGCCTAGCGATGTGACGAACCTCTCAAGGTCTCCAGGGGATTTGAAAAGCAACTGCTCCTGGCCGTTTCGCACTTTGACTAGTGCAGGATAGAGCAGGAATGACTCAATGCCTAGTTGTTGGAGACGTTTTCTTCCTTCAGCCATGGCATTCCTTTTTTGAGACGTTCCCTTGCTTAAGTCTGGAAAGAACCGTAAGTTGCCCCCTTCGTAACTCAGCGATGATGAGTTTCTAGCTCCCTGTAGGATCGCTTGTCGGTCGTTGTAGCGGAGGAgcttaaagatcaaagtgcgcGCTTTTTTCCTGAAAGAATCCTCGTTCGCGTACAAACGGTGCGCACGTTCAATCTCAATCATCTTCCCTTGGAGGGCCGGTATCCACGGAATATGGGTCTGCAAAAACTGGATTGCATTCCCTCCTTCAGCTCCTTCGAGCAGCCCCACCAGCCTTAGATTATTTTGCCTAGACTTATCTTCGTACAGAGATAACTTCTCCTGAAGCTCTTCTAGGCGGGACTTGCTAGCGATCGATTCCTTTTTTACATCCCGGACAGTGGCCTGCATGTAGTCAAATCTGTCGTTGAACGATTTAACATCAGTTTCCAACGAGTCCAGGCGCGTAGAAATTGTTGATATCTATCTCTTCACGAACAATCGGCGTCATGCTTAACTTTATGGCGCTCAGTTGCTTATAGCATCTCGGCAATGGCGTCATGAAGACGCTCGTCGTCTTTCGGCTTTTTCTTAGCAGGTGAATGCATTAATTCCCATTTGGATGCCATCTGGAATGACTCTAGTACAAGGGGAAGTACTTGAAACTTGGTAGGggaatatattttagaaaaacgGACATCTGAGGCGGACCGTCGATATCATGCAGCCATCACCGCTCGTCGAGCATGCGCATCCCCCGCCTCGAGTGATTATTTGCCTCCACATTGtacattaaaattgtttaatgcaCAGCCGGCTGTGGATTATCTGGCTTATACCATGGTCATTTTCCAGCATTGACAACTTAAAGCTGTTATTGATGTTTGCAGTGTTAAatttgacttaaagggttaaaatgATGGTTATTTTCGTGAGTAACAACTCATTAGATCTAGTAGGCTATTCTGTCCACTTCAGATCAGAGTTgcctttattttattgaaacattacacttatttgaataaattagcctatcaagagagagagagagagagagagatgtgcaTGTGCATGTGAATTACCACATAATGTTCAGTCTGTTCAGGTATCTCTATGAAGCTATGAGTTGAATTGGTTTAAAACAGTGACGTTACTACCTCCTTGCTGAGTAATATAATGTAGCAATTCAGCAGCTAAGGAAAGcgaatttattaataaatgttgcgGGGCAGCGTTGACAAGTTTCTGTGCTCCTgtggcctgttgcatgaagctagttgaacaaactctgagtttcagagtaggtttggagttgacaaatccagATAAATCCAACCTGGTTTAAATCAGGAGGATCAACTGTTGCACAACGTTCGGTataaactttctctgtcaactcaggtttAATCCAGAGTTTGCAAAGCGCGTGCACCTGCAAGTGTGACGTgcggcaaacagccaatcacatggaaCAAGGAGAACTTCAGTTTGATTCAGTTCTCGTGAGAGAGCCGCGCAATTCATGTCACTTCCGAAGATTAAGAGATCgttatgaaaaatatgaaattaaacgCATTTACAAAGCAGGAATAAACACTGATGCAGTGAAAGTTTCAGAAGgcagctgaaagaaaatatctgactatatcaatgcatgtaaatcaaacaaatagaccaaataattaatatagttacacaaagagctcaaaagaatacatGTAAGCTTAATCTGTTTTAAAGCTTTAAAtattatgcatgtattatatttatttgaatttaaaagcaattgtcaattaatataataggcctaattatatgaatatgtcatgaattattcataattttaatttatttaatataaatataatgaataattaacagcaaatgttgagcaattttgtctctaaaatgttttcactataaactgatttaatttgGAGCTAGTGATACAGGGGGAGtggctttattgcatcagatgtcactttactcacagctgattggtcgaGTTTGGGTTTGTGATCTCTAACTCACAATAAAACCTGCTCTGGAAAAGCAGTGTGCATCCTATATTACCTCCTCTTCAATGACGTACAGTTTGTTCAATAACTATATATACTGATATGACTATATAACTAAAATGTAGCCTACCCGATTATAATTAGACTTTGGTATTGAGAAATGAAACTGAGTACGTGTCAATTTCCACTTTAAATTTAATCCAGTCAACCTACGTTGTTTAAAAATAGGATGAAGTCATCAAAACAGTTCTATATCAGACTATTTTTAAACATATGGTTGACACTATTAAATTTTACACGGAAACTGACACCTACTCGGTGTGTGGATCCTTTTCTTCTTTCGTTGCATCTTGTTGGATAGATGCAAATCTGTTCATTACATTGCTGAGGTATTCAATACCAAGCAGAGAACAAGAGCAGTCTCTGAAATACTATCAGTTTTAGCACATCTACTTTGCATGATGTGCGCTCTTTAacagtgttttgtattttgtcctGTTTCAGGAACAACCATGCAGAGAAACCTTTACTACGGTACGAGTAACAGCTCAAGTGACAACTGCACCAACGTGGACGATGTCGTGAAGCGCTACTACCTGCCCGCCATGTACGGCTTGATCTTCATCGTGGGCATCGTGGGTAACGTCATCGCTCTGCTGGTCTACTTGATCAAAGTTCGTCCCtggaagagcagcaccatcatCATGGTGAACCTCGTCATCACTGACCTTCTCTTCATGGTCAGCTTGCCCTTCTTGACCCACTATTACGTCCTCAACGACTCGTGGACGTTGGGGATCGTCATGTGCCGCTTTGCACGCTTCATGTTCCACTTCAACCTCTACGGCAGCATCCTCTTCCTCACCTGTCTGGCCATCTTCCGGTATGTGGCGATCGTGCATCCGATGCACATGCACAGCATCAAGCAGAAGCGATGGGGCGTGTTGGCTTGCGGCCTGGTTTGGGCTGTGGCGGTGATCGAGTTAAGTCCCATTTTTAACCTGTTTGACATTGATGAATACAACAACAAGACATCCTGCTTGGACTTTGCGAGCAACAAGTCAGAATTCATGTGGCCTTACAGTTTGGCATTGACTGTACTGGGATATTTACTTCCTCTGTTCGTGGTCTGTCTTTCCTATTGGCGCATCATTGTGGTACTAAAGAAGGGTCCTCATATGGGAAGCACGACACGGGTTCGAGCAAGGCGACTCATCGTGCTGATATTGACGTGCTTTGTGGTTTGCTTTCTTCCCTATCATGTGCTACGCGCTCTGAGAATCTACACGAGAATCACTCCGGAAACCGACTGCATGCTGAACCGCTGCATTCACACCGCTTACATTATTTCGAGGCCGATCGCTGTACTCAACATCATTTTTAACTTACCTCTCTACACGTTGTCGGGGGATTGCTTTAAGCAGGCATTCGTGGAGCTGTTCAAATGTGATTGGCTCATGTCGAGGACTAAGGGGATCACTGAAGTGACTGTGATCAACAAACCCACGACCATTGTTGGGCAGTAGCGTCACTACTAGCTTAACTACATTATTCAGTAGCGTGGTGGTAGCATCGCTGTTTTCTAAATCAAATAGCTTTTCAGTAGCGAAGCTCTTTTTCTGATCAGTCAGCATGGTTGCGTGAACAAAAGCTACATTTTCCAAAGCATTTCTGAAGCTCAAGCTCAAATTGGAAATATAACTGCTAAGGATCACTGATCCTGGATCAGTAAAGTGATGCCAGCACCACTAAACCTCGCAACTCCATTGGCTCTTCAAACCAGCGGCGTGCATTTCTGCTTGTTTGTTAGAGATCATATTATGCTTTCAACTTTGTTttgaaaattagttttttttcctctttagaCATGTCATTCCTTAAGGAGTATTATTTGGTTAATTTGTTACTCTTTTTAGTTTAGTATACATAAATGTAAGTATGTTGATTATAAAAGTATCATGCTAATAACATGTAAAACAACATTGCATGTAGTCTtcactatattaaattaaataaatagattaatcAGTCAttattaattgtgaagttacTATTCAGTCATGAGCAATGAGTGATTTCCTTGTCTTCAAGGATATTCAGACAGCAGGAATGCAATTTTTTGTCCGTTCAAGAACAAGATTTGAAAGAGACCACGTGCTTGCTTCGGATGAGtgcacaaatcttctcacagagCTCGTGCATGTCCTCTTTCGCGCCTTGCACTCTgtttaaagtacacatgaaatcaaaataaaccctattta from Megalobrama amblycephala isolate DHTTF-2021 linkage group LG7, ASM1881202v1, whole genome shotgun sequence harbors:
- the LOC125272800 gene encoding 2-oxoglutarate receptor 1-like gives rise to the protein MQRNLYYGTSNSSSDNCTNVDDVVKRYYLPAMYGLIFIVGIVGNVIALLVYLIKVRPWKSSTIIMVNLVITDLLFMVSLPFLTHYYVLNDSWTLGIVMCRFARFMFHFNLYGSILFLTCLAIFRYVAIVHPMHMHSIKQKRWGVLACGLVWAVAVIELSPIFNLFDIDEYNNKTSCLDFASNKSEFMWPYSLALTVLGYLLPLFVVCLSYWRIIVVLKKGPHMGSTTRVRARRLIVLILTCFVVCFLPYHVLRALRIYTRITPETDCMLNRCIHTAYIISRPIAVLNIIFNLPLYTLSGDCFKQAFVELFKCDWLMSRTKGITEVTVINKPTTIVGQ